A single window of Methylobacterium nodulans ORS 2060 DNA harbors:
- a CDS encoding DUF2793 domain-containing protein, which translates to MSDATPLLALPLLQAAQAQKHVTHNEALTALDTLVQLAVLDKDRLEPPAAAAEGDRYLIAGASPSGAWSGWAGRIVRYQDGQWLSFVPKPGWVVFVLDEGDLYTYAGGAWTSFRATLTALQNLARLGIGTTADAANPFAAKLNAALWTARGTGEGGTGDLRYTLNKDAPAHTLSLLFQSGWSGRAEIGLTGDDDLHLKVSADGSAWIEALRIDRSTGGLVAGPLAAGALTYGKATRLPAATNLDTLTTAGFYDGAGLTNAPTAEWWYIEVQTHSNSSLYALQRATRLNDANARETWQRVRVAGRWSSWDRLWTSASFDPTTKMDKAGGSFTAGITVPGAVAVSGLAGEVAWADRWSGAARWVVYAAGGPLRVYRDDTGDLFWFTEAGFHPSADNAKASGLAPNRWSTVYAATGSINTSDAREKTGVAPLTEAELAWASDLAKEIGTFRFLSAIAEKGAEGARHHIGLTVQRAIALGQARGLDPFRYAFICYDKWDAEPEVSEPILGEDGEPSGETRVLSPARPAGDRYGFRPDQLALFIARGQEARLAALEAGLG; encoded by the coding sequence TCCAGCTCGCCGTGCTCGACAAGGACCGGCTCGAACCCCCGGCCGCCGCCGCCGAGGGCGACCGCTACCTGATCGCCGGGGCGAGCCCGAGCGGCGCCTGGAGCGGCTGGGCCGGGCGGATCGTGCGCTACCAGGACGGGCAGTGGCTCTCCTTCGTGCCCAAGCCCGGCTGGGTCGTGTTCGTGCTCGACGAGGGCGACCTCTACACCTACGCGGGAGGCGCCTGGACGAGCTTCCGCGCCACGCTCACGGCCCTGCAGAACCTCGCCCGCCTCGGGATCGGCACCACGGCGGATGCCGCCAATCCCTTCGCGGCCAAGCTCAACGCGGCGCTGTGGACCGCGCGGGGCACCGGCGAGGGCGGCACGGGCGACCTGCGCTACACCCTCAACAAGGACGCGCCCGCCCACACGCTCTCGCTGCTGTTCCAATCCGGCTGGTCCGGCCGGGCCGAGATCGGGCTGACCGGCGACGACGACCTGCACCTGAAGGTCTCGGCCGACGGCAGCGCCTGGATCGAGGCGCTGCGGATCGACCGCAGCACCGGCGGGCTCGTCGCCGGCCCGCTCGCCGCGGGCGCGTTGACGTATGGCAAGGCGACCCGGCTCCCCGCCGCGACGAACCTCGACACGCTCACGACCGCGGGCTTCTACGACGGGGCCGGTCTCACGAACGCGCCCACGGCCGAGTGGTGGTACATCGAGGTCCAGACCCACTCGAACAGCAGCCTCTACGCCCTGCAGCGGGCGACGCGGCTGAACGACGCCAATGCGCGGGAGACCTGGCAGCGCGTCCGGGTCGCCGGCCGCTGGAGCAGCTGGGATCGCCTCTGGACCTCGGCCAGCTTCGATCCGACCACCAAGATGGACAAGGCGGGCGGCAGCTTCACGGCGGGCATCACCGTCCCCGGCGCCGTGGCCGTCAGCGGCCTTGCCGGCGAGGTGGCGTGGGCGGACCGCTGGAGCGGCGCCGCGCGCTGGGTGGTGTACGCGGCCGGCGGCCCGCTGCGGGTGTACCGGGACGACACCGGCGACCTGTTCTGGTTCACCGAGGCCGGGTTCCATCCGTCTGCCGACAACGCCAAAGCCAGCGGGCTCGCCCCGAACCGGTGGAGCACCGTCTACGCCGCGACCGGCTCGATCAACACCTCGGATGCCCGCGAGAAGACCGGGGTCGCGCCGCTGACCGAGGCGGAACTCGCGTGGGCGAGCGATCTCGCCAAGGAGATCGGCACCTTCCGGTTCCTCTCCGCAATTGCCGAGAAGGGCGCGGAGGGGGCGCGGCACCACATCGGCCTGACGGTGCAGCGGGCGATCGCGCTGGGGCAGGCGCGCGGCCTCGACCCGTTCCGCTACGCCTTCATCTGCTACGACAAGTGGGACGCCGAGCCCGAGGTCTCCGAGCCGATCCTCGGCGAGGACGGAGAGCCGAGCGGCGAGACCCGCGTGCTGTCGCCCGCCCGGCCGGCCGGCGACCGCTACGGCTTCCGGCCGGATCAGCTCGCGCTGTTCATCGCCCGCGGCCAGGAGGCCCGCCTGGCCGCGCTCGAAGCCGGCCTGGGCTGA
- a CDS encoding glycoside hydrolase family 108 protein: MAASTFDRALSLVLAHEGGYVDHPDDPGGPTNLGVTLGTLSAVLGRPATRAEVKALTPAKVAPIYRTRYWDAVRGDELPAGVDYAVFDFAVNSGPARAAIALQHLVGVADDGVIGAVTLAAVARTDQRWLVTALCDSRLVFLRSLKSWPTFGKGWTKRVAGVRTEALALVKAPVVVTSTAGARPEGGAPPKAGMVQTGGLLAALKNLWRGKVA, from the coding sequence ATGGCCGCGTCGACTTTCGACCGGGCGCTGTCGCTCGTCCTGGCGCATGAGGGCGGCTACGTCGACCATCCCGACGATCCCGGCGGGCCCACCAACCTCGGGGTGACCCTCGGCACGCTCTCGGCGGTGCTCGGGCGCCCGGCGACCCGCGCCGAGGTGAAGGCGCTCACGCCCGCCAAAGTCGCCCCGATCTACCGCACCCGCTACTGGGACGCGGTGCGCGGCGACGAGCTGCCGGCCGGCGTCGACTACGCCGTGTTCGATTTCGCGGTGAACAGCGGGCCGGCCCGGGCGGCGATCGCGCTGCAGCACCTGGTCGGCGTGGCGGATGACGGCGTGATCGGAGCGGTGACCCTGGCGGCGGTCGCGCGGACGGATCAGCGCTGGCTCGTCACCGCGCTGTGCGACAGCCGGTTGGTCTTCCTGCGCTCGTTGAAGAGCTGGCCCACCTTCGGGAAGGGCTGGACCAAGCGGGTGGCCGGCGTCCGGACGGAAGCGCTCGCCCTGGTCAAGGCGCCGGTCGTCGTGACCTCGACCGCCGGGGCGCGGCCTGAAGGCGGGGCGCCGCCGAAGGCGGGTATGGTGCAGACCGGCGGCCTGCTCGCGGCGCTCAAGAACCTGTGGCGCGGCAAGGTCGCCTGA
- a CDS encoding SDR family NAD(P)-dependent oxidoreductase — MGRLKNKVALVIGGASGIGLAIAKRFSQEGADVFITGRREADLQEVQQEDGRVRAIRADAADLHDLERVFATVRSERSRLDILVVNAGLSEHATLDQVTQEHFDRTFGLNVRSLLFASRAGAGMMGAGGAIVLIGSIAGMIGTAGYGVYGASKAAVRSFTRTWANELAPKGIRVNVVSPGPVDTAMFASVSADVRDGLTKLIPLGRLGRPEEVAAAALFLAGEESSFVTGAELCVDGGMAQV; from the coding sequence ATGGGCCGACTGAAGAACAAGGTCGCGCTGGTCATTGGCGGAGCGAGCGGCATCGGCCTCGCCATCGCCAAGCGGTTCAGCCAGGAAGGCGCCGACGTCTTCATCACGGGGCGCCGCGAAGCGGATCTACAAGAGGTGCAGCAGGAGGACGGCAGGGTCCGCGCTATCCGCGCCGACGCAGCCGACCTTCACGATCTGGAGCGCGTTTTCGCGACCGTTCGATCCGAGCGAAGCCGCCTTGATATTCTCGTGGTCAACGCAGGCCTGTCGGAGCATGCGACGCTCGACCAGGTCACGCAGGAGCACTTCGATCGCACCTTCGGCCTGAACGTTCGGTCGCTCCTGTTTGCGTCGCGGGCCGGGGCCGGCATGATGGGCGCCGGCGGAGCCATCGTCCTGATCGGCTCGATCGCCGGCATGATCGGCACGGCCGGTTACGGCGTCTACGGGGCCAGCAAGGCGGCTGTCCGCTCCTTCACGCGGACGTGGGCCAACGAACTTGCGCCGAAGGGCATCCGGGTCAACGTCGTCAGCCCCGGGCCCGTGGACACGGCCATGTTCGCCTCAGTCTCCGCGGACGTGCGCGATGGGTTGACGAAGCTGATCCCGCTGGGCCGCCTGGGACGCCCGGAGGAGGTCGCCGCGGCGGCCCTGTTCCTTGCCGGCGAAGAGAGCAGCTTCGTGACGGGCGCCGAGTTGTGCGTGGATGGCGGCATGGCGCAGGTGTAG